One segment of Synergistaceae bacterium DNA contains the following:
- a CDS encoding substrate-binding domain-containing protein has protein sequence MKKFLTAILTLCLVVTMASGAIAAKKYAVILKTTNSDFWRTMHDGTAKYAKDNGLDVDMFAAQSDIDYEGQLAILENCINSGSYAGIAIAPCNGVNLIAGVKKANEAGITIWNIDERFDEGEMKRQGAVCVGFDSSDNIQIGHMGGEYLASLLAKGAQVGVIEGLAGNQSSEDRAKGAKAAFTEAGMNIVAAKSCDWDRQIAMDTAMTWIQQFPDLKAIYCCNDGMAMGAIQAVIVAGKLGEIYVCGTDGDSDAIQSVKEGNLTGTVAQDSANIGIVGLKGLVAAVENPSAYPASSFPEKTPVSAILVKSK, from the coding sequence ATGAAAAAGTTTCTCACCGCAATATTAACCCTCTGCCTTGTCGTTACGATGGCTTCTGGCGCGATTGCCGCGAAAAAGTACGCCGTAATCCTCAAGACAACAAACTCCGATTTCTGGCGCACAATGCACGACGGCACAGCAAAGTACGCCAAAGACAACGGGCTTGATGTCGACATGTTCGCAGCTCAGAGCGATATTGACTACGAGGGACAGCTCGCGATTCTTGAGAACTGCATTAACTCCGGGAGCTACGCGGGAATCGCCATAGCACCCTGCAACGGAGTCAACCTCATCGCCGGAGTCAAGAAAGCAAACGAGGCCGGTATAACAATCTGGAACATTGACGAAAGATTCGACGAGGGCGAAATGAAGCGTCAGGGAGCCGTCTGCGTAGGGTTCGACTCATCGGACAACATTCAGATCGGGCACATGGGCGGGGAATATCTCGCTTCACTCCTCGCGAAAGGCGCACAGGTCGGAGTCATTGAGGGACTCGCGGGCAATCAGTCATCAGAAGACCGCGCAAAGGGTGCTAAGGCCGCTTTCACTGAGGCAGGCATGAATATCGTTGCGGCTAAGTCGTGCGACTGGGACAGGCAAATAGCAATGGACACCGCTATGACGTGGATACAGCAATTCCCGGACCTGAAGGCTATTTACTGCTGCAATGACGGCATGGCGATGGGCGCGATTCAGGCCGTAATAGTCGCGGGCAAGCTCGGAGAAATTTACGTATGCGGGACTGACGGAGACTCGGACGCTATTCAGTCGGTGAAGGAAGGAAATCTTACGGGAACGGTAGCGCAGGACTCCGCCAACATCGGCATCGTTGGACTCAAGGGACTTGTCGCGGCAGTCGAGAATCCCTCAGCGTATCCGGCAAGCTCATTCCCGGAGAAAACTCCCGTTAGCGCAATCCTCGTGAAGTCGAAATAA
- a CDS encoding ABC transporter permease — MSEKKAFNFAAFWQRFGTISILLLLLVILAVARPAAVFSSTSIPQILRQSAVNILLALGEFFAILLGYIDLSISAACGLTGMCSALLMRAGTPWVIACIAGVLCGTLIGALNGFMINKTGLHPFIITLGMQTVYFGLMLVVSNSSSVYGFPAGFSKFMNATLWNVLPVGAIIALIAAAILWFVTARTKVGRNLYALGGNREAAWYSGINVHRHQMIVYMISGTCAGLAGIVLTGRLNAAAPTAGTGYETFAIAATIIGGTSFFGGVGKIPGVVAGGLIIGIINYGMTVLMIDASMQKVVMGALIIVAVTLDHLVSTSSRK, encoded by the coding sequence ATGAGTGAGAAAAAAGCGTTTAATTTCGCGGCGTTCTGGCAGAGATTCGGAACAATAAGCATACTTCTGCTACTGCTCGTCATTCTTGCTGTGGCGCGTCCTGCGGCGGTGTTCTCGTCAACATCAATCCCGCAGATTCTCAGACAGTCAGCCGTGAATATCCTTCTCGCGCTCGGTGAATTTTTCGCCATACTCTTGGGATATATTGACCTCTCAATCTCGGCGGCCTGCGGTCTTACTGGCATGTGCTCCGCTCTTCTCATGCGTGCCGGGACTCCGTGGGTCATCGCATGTATCGCGGGCGTTCTCTGCGGGACTCTAATCGGTGCGCTCAACGGATTCATGATCAACAAGACCGGGCTTCACCCCTTCATCATTACGCTTGGTATGCAGACGGTTTACTTTGGGTTAATGCTCGTTGTGTCAAACTCGTCAAGCGTCTACGGATTCCCGGCGGGCTTCTCGAAATTCATGAACGCTACACTGTGGAACGTCCTTCCTGTCGGGGCAATAATCGCGCTGATTGCGGCGGCGATTCTCTGGTTCGTTACGGCGCGGACAAAGGTCGGCAGGAATCTTTACGCATTGGGCGGTAACCGTGAGGCGGCGTGGTACTCAGGAATTAACGTTCACCGCCATCAAATGATCGTCTACATGATTTCGGGGACATGCGCGGGGCTTGCGGGAATTGTCTTGACGGGACGGCTTAACGCGGCGGCACCTACAGCGGGAACAGGCTATGAGACTTTCGCGATTGCCGCAACGATTATCGGAGGCACGAGCTTTTTCGGCGGAGTCGGGAAAATTCCGGGCGTTGTCGCAGGAGGACTCATCATCGGAATCATCAACTACGGAATGACGGTATTAATGATTGACGCTTCAATGCAGAAAGTTGTGATGGGAGCATTGATTATTGTCGCCGTAACATTGGATCACCTTGTATCAACATCATCAAGAAAATAG